The Halomicrobium zhouii region GTCGTGGCGGCGCGAAGCGCTCGCCCGGGACGTGCAGTCGGCCCAGGCGGTTCCGCTCACCGTCGACGACCGGTTCGCCGGGGTCCTCGCGGTGTACTCGGCAGACGACAGCGCCGGGACCGACCTGTGGCGGCGGACGCTGGACCACGTCGCAGCGGTCGTCACCCACGCCGTCGGGTCCCTCGACCGCAAGCGGGCGTTGCTCTCCGACGCGGTCGTCGAACTGGAGTTACAGCTGGTCGGCGGTGACGACGTCTTCGGACGGATCGCACGGGCGGCGGAGACCGACCTCCGACTCGACGGGGTGACCACGAGCAACGGCCAGCTCGTTCTGTTTCTGACGACCGCCAGCGGTGGCGACGGTTCGGTCGAGTCCACGCTCGCCGGCGACCCGGCGGTCGCTTCGGTGAAACCGGTGCGCCGGGACGACGCCGACTGCCTCGAGGTGCTCTTGCGCGAGGAGTGGCTCCTGTCGCACTTCGTCGAGGCCGGCGCGGTTCCCCAGTCGGTGGAGGCAACTGCGGACGGGACGCGTGTCGTCCTGACACTTCCGACCGACGCGGACGTCGAGGGGTTCGTCGACTCGCTCGAACGGCGGTACGACCAGGTAGGCCTCCGGTCGCGACGCGAGCGGACCCGGCCGGTCGCCCGTGAGCAGCACGTCTGGGCGAAACTCGAGGAGTCCCTCACCGACCGGCAACTGGAGACGCTCCGGACGGCGTATCTGAGCGGCTACTTCGAGTGGCCCCGTGAGAGCACGGGCGAGGAAGTCGCCCAGTTGCTGGACATCTCGCAACCGACGTTCAGTCGCCACCTCCGGACCGCCGAGCGCAAGCTGCTGTCGCTGCTATTCGTCGTCGAACAGTCATGAAGGCTCGATCGTTTCGGAAGCTAGCATGCTAGCGTAACCGATCGCTTCTGGTACGAACAGTGTAGCGAGAAAATCCATTAGAGGGAATCCACATGTGGGCCCATGTGGAACTCTGCCGGCGATCCGATGGATTCCGACGCCAGGGCAGACGACGCCGATCGGCGTGACGAGCCATCCGACTCGGAGGTGGTCCTGTGTTCGCTCGGGAGTGCCCGGGACGACGACCCGGTCGTCGCCAAACTTGCCGTCTCACACCGCGACGTCGTGCTGGGCGAGGCCATCCGTGCTGCGCCGTCGGTCACAGTCGAACCGAACTACCGGACGACCGACGGCGGCGCCGCCGTCCTCGTGTTTACTGCCGCAGGCGAATCTATCGTCGAGTTCGACGCGGCGCTGTCGACGGACCACACCGTCCGCGACCCGCAACTCCTGGCGAGAACCGACGACGCCTGCACGTACCGCGTTCGGTTTAGCTCCGAGGCGTTGCAGTTCTCACCGGTGTTCGCCGATCTCGGGGCGCTCCTGTACGACGTCCGGACGGCGGGTCGAAGCTGGTCGTTTCACGTCCGCTTTCCGTCGCACGAGGCCTTCGCGTCCTTTCGGAACTTCTGTTCGAGTCACGAAGTGACGCTTCGGCTCTTCAAACTCTCTGCGGACGAACAGCACACGCGTGGTGACGACCTCGGGTTGACCGCGAGCCAGTGGGACACGCTCTCGACCGCCCACGAGATGGGCTACTTCGAGGTGCCACGCGGCGCGACACAGGAGGAACTCGCCAGGCAGCTGGACATCTCGCCGTCGGCCGTCTCCCAGCGCATCCGTCGCGCGACGAACCAGTTGCTCGCCGAGACGCTGGCGTCCTCCAGGTTCCGGACTCGGTTTTGACTACCGACCGAACTGTGAGTGGCCGGGCTCGAACGACGAGCGAAGCGAGTCTTTCGGCGTCCAGTCGAAGCTGGTGAGACTGGGGTCGGAAGATAAAGGCAGCGAGTTTACCGGCAGGACTTTATTGTGTTGGGTATCGTGAAAATATAAAGATAATCCCGGGCAGTAGGCACTCCAGTTCACGTCAGTTTTCCACGATTAATCGGTAACTAATCGATCCCTACCTGGCTTAATGACCTCTTAAACACTGGAGTGGGACAGGCCAAGGGTATTGCGAGAAAGTACACAAGAGTCACATGCCGTGACGAAGGAAGACAACCGGAGTTCGGAAACTCGCGAGACGGACGCACCGACCGATCACAGTACTACGACATTTTCCCGCCGGAGCTATCTTCGGGGACTGGGCGCAGCCGGGCTGGCTGGTGGCCTCGTTCAGCGCGGCGGGTTGGTTGGTGCGGCTGCGGCCGCAGACCCGAGCCAGTACGCCGACCGATTCGAGACCGTCGTCGACGTCGTCGACGCAGGCGCGGACAACTCCGGCCAGGAACCGGTGTCGTCCGTGCTGCAGGAACACCTGGACGACGACACGCTGCTGGCGTTCCCCCCTGGTCGATACTACATGGACGAGCAGGTCCGTTTCACGGACTTCGACAACGTCGGACTGGTCGGGGACGACGCGACGCTCGTGCCGGCGAACTTCCACGACTTCGACGGGCCGCAGTATCGGCTCTTCCGCCTCGGGACCCACTACAGTCCCGGGACGGACCTGCTGGTGGTGGGATTCACCGTCGACCAGACCGCGCCGGACACCGGAATCCGCGTCGTCGATGCGGTGGTCGACGACGGCCTGCACGTCGAGGACGTCTACGTCGACGGACGTCACGACAGCGGTACCTTCGGGCCAGGCCGGTTCAACGTACTCGACGCTGGAGGGGACGGTCTCGTCAGACGGTTCAGGGCTCCCGACGGTGGCCAGTGGGAGAGCGAGACGCCCAACGCCGGTAACATCTGGCGCGGGCCGACCGGTATCCTCGCGAACATGACCGCGGGCACGCTCCGGTTCGAGGACTGCGAACTCGGTGGCTTCCCGGACAACGGTCTCTACGCGTCCGGCGGGTCCGGCCGGATCATCGTCGACGGTGGTCACTACCGGAACAGCAACGCGCCGAACATCCGGGTCGGCGGGGCGAAGGCCGTCGTTCGAGGCGTCACGGTGACGGTCGACGAGACGCCCGCCGTCGGGTTCGACGACCAGCGCGGTATCCGGCTGCAGAACGCCGCCGACGCGGAAATTCTGCAGACGACGGTCGACGTCCGGGTCGACCAGGGGGTCACCGCCATCCACGTTCCCGGTTCGGCCGGGACGGTCTGGATCGAAGACGTGGACGTGACCGTCGATTCGTCGGTCGGCAACACGGCGATCTCGGTCTCCCCCGACGCGGGGAAGACGACGGTGTACAGCTCGACTATTGACATGAGCGCACCCGGTGGGTACGGCATCGTCTTCGAGGGGCCCGATGCGTCGGCCTCTGCCCACGTCGAGAGTGTGGACATCGTCGGTGACGTGGGGGACGAGGGCGCCCGCGCAGCGATCCGGAACACGCGCGACGACGTCGATTTCAGGGCCGTCTCCATCGACCAGCCCGGGGGCCAGAAGCGCTACGGCCTGGTCAACCTCGGGGACGACTGCCTCGTGTACAAGTCGAACGTCCGGACCGCGAACTACCCACTGCTCGAGGCCGGCACCGGGACCCACGTCGAGGACAACTACGCCAACTCCTACGGCGACCGCGAGGCCATCGCGCTCCACGACGACAGCGAAGACGTCTACCTGAAGAACAATCGCCTCCGGGGCGGTATCAGGGACGCCGGCTCTGCCGGGCTGAAGCTGGTCGGCAACGAGTTCTAGACTGGTTTTTCCTCACAGTAGCGTCGGACCCGTACCACGACGCTAGACGATCGACGGCTTGCTCGCTGGTTCGTCGTTTCTGACTCGCCGAGCGACGTCCCCCATCGTTTCGACGGTCACGTCTGTCTCTCGACGGGCGCGGTCGACGGTCGCGAGCACCCGTTTCATCCGTTCCCGGTCGTGTTCGTCGACGACGTTGTGGGGGTGGAGCCAGAGGTGGAGGACACCGTCCGTTTCCCGGAGCGCTTCGATCCCCAGGCGGACGGCATCCACGATGGGGTCGTCGTGGACCCCCTCGATGATTCTTCGTACGAGGCCTTCGAAGCAGAATAGATACAGCGAAGCGGGGACGTTCACGAGCCCGTACTCGTCGACGGCCGGTCTCACGATCGGGGGAGAGTTCCGGGTTCTGAGGCCGTTCCAGAGCTTCTCGACGGGCCCCCGATCGGCAGGTGCCGAGCCCCGATAGCAGGCGAATCCATGTTCCGCGAGTAACTCGCGGTACCCGACCTCGTTCACCGGAAAAACGAACGATCGTGGTTCGGTACCGTACGGTGCGAGCGTCTCGGCAGCGGCCGCACACTCCGACTCGGCCAGGTCCCGGTTCATGCGTTCGTGGGCGAAGTGGACGTGGCTGAAGCCGTGACTCGCCAGTTCGTGGTCGGCGTCGGCGTCTGCGACCTGGTCGACCAGTCCGTTGGCGAACCACGCGTCGTCCCTCGGAATGCCGGCGGGGGCGTCGACGCAACACTGCGATCCGGCCGGATGGTTGGTGTGACCGCCCGCACAGTCTTCGAGAAACAGGTGCCCGACGACCGCCCACGTCGCGGGAATCTCGTACTCGTCGAAGAGTCCGAGGAGGTCGGTCCACGCGGACCGAGCGTCACGGATTCGCGCGGCGGGAAGCGGCCGCTCGTGGTGGAACCCCCACCCGAGCTCGGCGTCGAGAGAGATAACGACTGATCCCATTACCGGATCCGACCACGCCGCCGGCCAAGGTTATGGATGTGATAAAACGCCGTAGTGCGGGACTCTCATCCGTGATGGCCCCACCGCGTTTCGGCGAAACGGTTGACGGAGCCGACGCAGACGTATGCGGCTCTGCCACGAGGCCGTCCAACCCGGTTCACGTCACGCGAATCACGTCTCTATCGCCGAATCTGGCCCGATCGGGCGCGGTATCTGAGCGCATGCCGGGGTTTTTTCGACCGCCTACTCAGTCGCTCCTGGCGGCAGGCATCCCCGTCACCGGGGCCCGAACGCCAGCGTGCGCTCGGATAGCTGGTGTATAATAATCCCAGTGAGGGCCGACTATCTATTCAAACTGTCCGCCCACGATCCATATTCGACGGGGTCCGCCTCTCCGCGACGCACTGCAGGGACAGACGCGTTCCCTGTCTTCTGATGCGGTGAGCCGGAAACGGGCAGCTGCTATATCATATGTCACGGAATATTGTCAGCGGCGTCCTCTCGGTCGTCTCGGCGAAAGTGGTCACGCTGGTCATCGGTCTCGTGGCTTCGCCGCTCCTGTATCGGATGCTCGGACCAGCAAAGTTCGGGGAGTACGCGACGGTCCTCTCGACACACGCGCTGCTCATGATCTTCGTCAGCTCGGGCATCACGCGTGGCGTCCAGAAGTACGTCGCCGAGGACCGCTATTTACCCGACTGGGAAGCACACGTCGTGGGGTTCTACTTTCGTCTCGCAGTCGCACTCGCTACCGCCGGAGCGCTCGTGTACTTCCTGGCCGTTCGGTTCGGGGTGATCGCGTGGCTGTACGACCCGACGTTCGAGACGTACTTCCTGATCATGATCGCTGCGGTCGTGAGTTCGCAGACCTGGTCGTTCGCCCGGCGGGGACTGATGGGTCTCGGTCTCGAGCGCCACTCCGAGCCGTTGATGATCGTCAAATGGGTGGGTTTCGGCGTTCTCGCGCTTGGATTCGTCTCGCTCGGATACGGCGTCGTTGGCGCACTGGCCGGGCAGATGCTCGGGACGCTGATCGCCGCAATTGGTGGGATACTTCTGGTCGTCCGACAGGTCGGCGTCCGTGCACTCGTACGCAACCCCCACCCGGGTTTCCCGCGCGAGAAGATATTCACCTACAACACGAGCGCCATCGGCCTGTCGTTCCTGATGCTGTCGCTGTACCACGTCGACGTCATCATGCTCCAGAACCTGCGCGGGGGCGACATGGTCGGCCACTACAAGGCGGCGCTCAAACTCGCCGAGTTCCTGTGGTTCGTCCCGGCGACGATCCAGGCGGTGTACATCCACTCGACCTCCGAGATGTGGTCGAAGGGGCAGTTAGACCGGGTGGCGAACATCGCCTCGAAGACGACCCGGTACACGCTCCTGTTGACGTGTCTCATGTGTCTCGGGCTGGCGTCACTCGCCGAGATCGTGGTTCCGATATACTGGGGCCAGGATTCGGCGCCGGTGGTCACGCCACTGCTGTTCTTGCTCCCCGGCGCCCTCGGCTTCGCGGCGGTCCGGCCGACGCTCGCCATCGAGGAGGGCCACGGCAACCTGCGATACTCGCTGTACGCGACGGGGGCTGCGGCGGGGATCAACTTCGTCCTCAACGCGATACTGATCCCCGTCGCCGGAATGCGTGGCGCGGCCGTCGCGACGAGCGTCGGCTACGGGTCGATGTTCATCTTCCACGTCTGGAGCGCTCGCAAGCTCGGTTTCAACCCGCTGAGTGATTCGCGACTCGCCCGCATCGCCGTGACGGCAGGGCTGTCGGCGGTCCCCATCTTGCTGCTCCCGACGGTCCTGTCCAGCTGGGTCGCCATCGCTGTCGTTCCGCCCGTCGGCCTCGCGATCTTCCTCGCACTCTCCTTCGTGACGGGGGCACTCGACGTCGAGGAGTGCTGGGACCTCCTCTCGGCGTTCCCTGGGCCGGTTCCTGGACTCGTCGCCCGCGCCCGCGACCCCGACCGGCCGGCGCTGATGAGCAAACGCGCCGTCGTCAACGGCCAGCGCTGGCTCGCCGTCCTCGGTATCCTGCTGTTCGCGGCCGGGACCGGGTTCGCGCTCGCCACGGCGGTGCTGGACGGCGGCGGCAACGAGTCGTCGGCGATCAACGGCACCGAGACCCCGATACCGTCCGACGCGACGGCCGGTCCGACGACAGCCTCGGACAGCGAGACCACTGCGTCGTCGTCGGACGGGACGGGAACGGTCGACCGGGGTCAGCGCGAGAGCGATAGCGTCACACCGATCGACATCAGGACCGACGCGGACGACGGAGACGACGACACCGGCGGATCCGGCGGTGGATCCGGCTCCTCCGGCGGGTCCGACTCTTCGGACGACTCCGATGGGTCGGGCGGGTCCGGTTCCTCGGGTGGGTCCGACGGTTCCGACGACCCCGACGACTCCGACGACACGGAAACCGAGACGGACACCGACACGGAGACGGAGAACGAGACGGACACCCCGACCGAGACCGAGACGGACACCGACACGGAGACGGACACCGACACGGAGACGGATACCGACACGGAGACGGAGAACGAGACGGCGACTGAGACGGAGACCGAGACGGCCACCGACACGGAGACGGACACGGAGATCGAGACGGACACCCCGACAGAGACCGAGACGGCCACCGACACGGAGACGGCCACGGAAACCGAGACCGACACTGACACCGAGACGGAGAGCGACACGGAGACGGCGTCGGATACCGAGACCGATACGCCGGAGGACACGACCACCGACACTGGAACGGACGGGACTGGGACTGACGATACCGAAACAGACGGGTCGGCGACAGACACGACGTCCGGCGACGAGACCGAATCGACGGACGACTCGGGATCGGGCGGGATCCTCTCACTGGTACGGTTCCCGACGAGTTTCTAACCGGGACGCGCCCGCAGCCGCCGGCCCAGGCCCGCCGACACCTGGCCGTTTACCCGGTGACTAGTAATTCAGGAGCGGGGTATCTCGTGTACTATGACTACCGTCAGCGTCGTCATTCCGACGTACAACCGGGCCGACGTGTTGCCACGGGCGGTCGGGAGCGTCCTCGACCAGACCGTCGCGGACCTGGAACTGCTCGTCGTCGACGACGGGTCGACCGACGGGACGGTCGCCCTCCTCGAAGCGTACGACGACGAGCGACTGCGCGTCGTCGAACACGAGACGAACCAGGGGGCCAACGCGGCGCGAAACACGGGCATCCAGGAGGCCGAGGGCGAGTACGTCGCCTTCCTCGACTCCGACGACGAGTGGCGCCCCCGAAAGCTGGAGCGCCAGCTCGACCGCGTCCGGGACGGCGAGTACGTCGCCGCGTACTGCGACGCCGACCGCTCGCACTCTGGCGTGGGCGGTCGCGTCATCGGGGCGGTGGCGTCGCTGCTGGCCAGGGCCGACGGCGACGTCCTCATGGAGGGCGGGAAGGAACTGGCCGGTGAGATCCTCGCAGACAACCTCCACTCCGGGGCGGGGTCGACACTGCTCGTCGAGACCGGGGTCGCCCGCCGTATCGGGGGCTTCGACGAGGAACTCGACCGGTTCCAGGACCCGGAGTTCCTGTTGCGCGTCATCCAGGAGGGGGAACTGGCCTACGTCGACGAACCGCTGGTGGTTCGCTACGAGACGGCGACGCCCGACGCGGAGACGATACGCCGGGCGGACGAGGAGTACCTGGCCAAGCACGACGAGCTCGTCAGGGAGGCCGAGTCCCAGGGTTACCGCGTCCGGCAGGCTCACGAACTCCTGCTCGGGATGCGCTTCCTCGAGGAGGGGAAGTTCGCGCCAGCCGTCGCCCACCTCCTGCGAGCCGACGTCCCGGCGCGCCACTGGCCGGGACTCGCCTGGGCCGGCGTCTCCGGGTTCCGACATCGCGCCTCCACCCCGGCGACCGTCGTGGTCGGACTCGTGGCGGTCGCCGTTCTGTACGGCGTGGTCACGGCGGTCAGATCCCTGGAGTGAGCGGGGACGAGCGGGCTTATCCAACAGATAATAACGGTCGTGTGGTCCAGAGCTTTGGGCGATGACCCGAAGGTTCGGCTGGTTTCTCGATCTGGCGTTCGTCGTACTCTGGACCTGTTTCACCGTCACACTCGTCTCACAGGGCGCGACTGGCTGGGTACGCGCGGCGGCGATCGTCCCGTTCGTGACGCTGTTTCCCGGCTACACGCTCCTCGCCACCCTGTTCCCGCGGGGAGGGACTCACCGGACGTATCCCTTCGACCGGAACGAGAGCGGGCTCGAGAATCCGATGCCCACGAAGTCCGGCGTCGACGGGGCCGAGCGATTCGCGTTCTCGGTCCTCCTGAGCGTCGTCGTCGTGGCGGTGGTCGCGTTGATCGCGAACTTCACTCCCTGGGGCGTCAGCGTCGTCCCGATCCTGTTCGGCGTCGCCGGCTGGACGCTGCTGTGGACGCTAGGGGCGCTGGTCCGCCGGGTTCGGCTCGACCCAGCGGAGCGATACGTCCCCCGACCGCTTGGACTCGTCTCCGCACTCCGGTTCTCCGGTGGCCCGTCCGCGTCGTGGGGGAACGAGTCCCGTTCGACGATGTTCGACGTCGCGCTCGGCCTCTCGATTCTGGTGTTCGCGACGAGCCTCGGCTACGCCGCGGTGAATCCGCCACAGGAGACCAAGGCGGCGGGATTCACCGAATTCTACGTCGAGACCGAGAACATCTCCGGTGACGTGGAGTCGACGTACCCCTCGCAGTTCGCGCCCGGACAGACCCGGACGTTGCCCGTCGGTATCGAGAACCACGAGCAGCGGTCCGTCGACTACCACTTGGTCGTCCTCGAACAGCGGGTGGACGGCGCCGGCGAGAACGCGTCGGTACGCTCCGAGGCGGAACTCGACCGGCGAACGGTGTCGCTCGACCACGGCGAGCGGACGGTCCTCCCGCTGTCGGTCTCACCGACCGGGACCGGGACCGACCGCCGCCTCGTCGTCCTGCTGTACGAGGACAGTCCGCCAGCGGATCCCGCTATCGATTCGGCCTACCGGTCCCTCAGGCTCCCGATCGACGTCACGACCGACGCCGACGCCGGGGGTGCCTGAATCGGATGTGGCCCTGGGAACACCTCGCCGTCGGCTACCTCCTCTACTCGGCGCTCACGCGATACTGGTCCGGTGACCCGCCGACGACGGCGGCGTTCGTCGCCGTCGCGTTCGGGACGCAGTTCCCCGACCTGGTCGACAAACCGCTCGGGTGGCTGCTGGACCTTTTCCAGGGCGGCGTCTCGGTCGCCCACTCGGTGTTCACCGCCGTCGCGCTCTCGGCCGTCGTCGTCGCCCTCACTCGTCGGGTCGGACGGCCGAAACTCGGCGCGGCGTTCGTCGTCGGCTACCTCTCCCACCTCCCCGCCGACGCGGTGTACGGGGCGGTGTTCGACGGCCAGATCAAACTCCGCCCGTTCTTCTGGCCGCTCGTCGAGGCGGCCCCCTCCGCGAGCAGCGGCTTCCTCGACAACGTCGCGTACTACGCGCTGCGGTTCCTGTTCTTCCTCACGACGGACCGCGGGCTGGCGTTCCTGTCGCTGGAACTCCTGTTGCTGTCGTTCACTGCCTGGATCTGGTTCCGGGACGGCTGTCCGGGCGTGCCGTCCAGGGGTGCCGTGACGGACCTCCGGTGAACACCCGGGCCGTCACGTCGTCGCCGCTGGCGGTTGCGTGCACATACGGACTTCGTCGTTGGTGTAGACGACGGCCATCTCCGGGCGACAGACCGCGGATTCGTTGACGTCACGACTCACGCCGAACCCCTGGCTGCTCTCGAAGAACGTCGTGTCTCTCGCTTGCTCCTGCCGGTAGACGACCATCTCGTGGTCGACCGGGTCGGTCCCGTTGATCCCGGCAGTCCGGGACGGATACGCCCCGTTCCGATTCAACACCGTCTGGTAGGGGTGGTCGGTGTAGAGCAACTGTTCCGGGAGGATGTTCGCGCTGTCCGGCGATCCGGTGATCCGCCCGATGGTGTCGACGGCGGCCAGTTCCTGCTGATTGTAGGCGAGCTGTGCTCCCTGTCCCTCGAAAACCGGGTTGTCGACCGTCCCGTTCGCCGACACCATCATCACCGTCGGAAACGCGGCCGCGAAGAGAAGCAGGACGACGACGACGATGCGTCGATTGAGAGACAGTTCGAGGTGGCGGAGGCCGATGACGGTCAGCAGGACGAGCGGGAGGTAGAGGAACGCGAACCAGCGCTGGGGGATGAAGCTCCGGATGCCGAACATGGGGAGTCCGAGGACGAACACGAGCATGATAGCCGCGCTGAACAGCAGCGTGAACGTCGACTGCCGGGCCCGCGTTCGGTTGACGACGTAGAGACAGCCGAGGAAGGTCCCGAACAGGAGCAGCAGGAAGCCGAGCGTGTCGATGTACGGAACGAGGACGTCGATCAGCGTCGGGTCGGCGCCCTCGGGGGCTGCGCCGTCCGCGGAGCTCGGCCCAGCGAGGTTCAACACGCCCGCGCTCGAGATCAGCGTCTGCCGGAGGTAACTCAGGAGCGTCAGGAGGAACGTCTCTCCCTTGTAGGGAGTCATCGACCAGAGGAACGTGCTGAAGCCGAGGTCGAACGCGATGAGGCCGGCGATGTTGACCGGCTGGTTGATGCGGAACACGTCCGGGTCGAGGATGGAGGGCCGGAACACGTCCAGTCCCATGAAGAGATACGCGAGGAACGCGCCGCCGAGCATCACGAGCGTGATGAACGAGGACACCTGGTGGGTGAGGATGATGGCGACGCTGAGGACGAACATGAACGACAGTGCGACTCTGTCCTGCCCCGTCCGCATCGTCCGGACGAGCCAGTAGCAGAGCCCGAGAAACAGCACCAGCCCCATGCTCGTGGGGATGAGGTGGATCCCCCACTCGATGACGTAATCGCCCACCGAGTACAGCATCGCGGCGAAGGCGGCCCAGCGCTCGTCGACGAGCAGGTTCGCCGACGCGAAGACCAGGAGCACGGAGACCGGCATCACGACTCCGAGTGACAGGTAGAGGCCGAGGCGAAGCGAGACGTCTCCGAGTAGCGCCGTCGCGACGACGAGCAGGTGGTACAGCGGTGAGGTGTAGTGTTTGTTGTCGCTGATCGCTTCCAGGGATTCCGCGGCGAAGACGTCTCCTGCCAGCCCGGTGATGTGCGTCCAGATGTCGATACCGATCAGTCCCGGTGTCGTGTACAGCGCCGCGAACCTGACTACGGCCGCCAGTGCGACGATCTGTACAAGCACGCGCGTCCTGTTGAACCCCTCGGAGCGAACGAACGCTATCTGCAGGAAGATCAGCGTCCCGGTCAGTCCGGCGACGACCAGGAACCGGGGCGAACGCTGGCCGTCCTGGACCGCGAGCGCGACCAGAACGGCGAGGCACAGAAACACCAGTGACGGGAGCGCTCGCCTGAACCCCTTCGAGAGGGTCGGTAACTCCTGGATACGGGGGGACGATCGATACGTCGCCAGCAGGTAGATGATGCACGAACTGCCGAGGACGATCGGTATCGTCCGGATGTATATCTGCGAGGCGAAGAAGCGAAGCGGGAACAGGGCGAGTGCGATCAGGAGTCCGACGGCCGCGGCGACGATGTCGAATCGCGCCGTCGCGACCCGGTGACGGAGCGCGCTACTCATCGGTGCCCCTCCAGCGGCCGCGTCTTGCCAGTCGGTGCGCTGGCCCCTGAACCGACCGCAGCTGGGTTGGCCCGTCGATGCGAGTCGTCGGTCGCAGATGATCCTTGTTCACGTGGAAGTCTCCTCCGTGTTCGCCATCGGGCGTACGTCCTCAGACGAGAGAGACGACAGATCGTCGAGGCAGCTGGGCCCGTTAGTGCACCACGCCGGGACGACCGTGACAGTCGTTGTGTCGTCTTCGCCATGGGCGCGGCTGTGGATACCGGATTCACGCTCTGCGCTTCCCTTACTACACAGCTGCTAACCACCCGTTCGGGCCGGCGACGGGGCCGCTCTCCGGCGGTCGATTGCGGGTTTATGACATTGCTAAACTCGCTCCGATTCCGCTCACTGAACGAATACGGACCACTCGTGTACGTTCCTCGGACGCCGCGCAGCTTCGACCCTCGTCGGCGAGTTCGACGAACATACTGACTTCTGATTGACCCCGCGTCTCGTGTACGCACTGGTGTGTCGGATGGATCGACAGTCACGGAACGGGTTTCGAAGCGGCTGGAATCACGGACCGTCGCCGATTCGCTCTCACGCAGACGACCAGTCCCGCCGGACTGGCGGCCTCTGGCCGGCCCGATAGCCGGCCTTTCCAGAACTTAATATCGAAATATATCCGACTACGGCCCGTATAGTATATGCCCCAGGGGGTTAGCTTCAACTATGGCAAAGCAGGAGGCAACACGGGGGATTCGCAGACGGAAGTATCTAACGTCGCTCGCAGGTGGGGTGACCGCCACGGCAGCGGCGTCGATGGCGACGACGGGGACCGCCGCAGCCGACGTCAGCACCGACCACTACGGATCCGTCGTCGACGTGGTCGACGCCGGAGCGGACAACGAGGGCAACGAGTCCATCACGCCAGTCATCAGGGACGTCATCG contains the following coding sequences:
- a CDS encoding DUF1616 domain-containing protein codes for the protein MTRRFGWFLDLAFVVLWTCFTVTLVSQGATGWVRAAAIVPFVTLFPGYTLLATLFPRGGTHRTYPFDRNESGLENPMPTKSGVDGAERFAFSVLLSVVVVAVVALIANFTPWGVSVVPILFGVAGWTLLWTLGALVRRVRLDPAERYVPRPLGLVSALRFSGGPSASWGNESRSTMFDVALGLSILVFATSLGYAAVNPPQETKAAGFTEFYVETENISGDVESTYPSQFAPGQTRTLPVGIENHEQRSVDYHLVVLEQRVDGAGENASVRSEAELDRRTVSLDHGERTVLPLSVSPTGTGTDRRLVVLLYEDSPPADPAIDSAYRSLRLPIDVTTDADAGGA
- a CDS encoding metal-dependent hydrolase, coding for MWPWEHLAVGYLLYSALTRYWSGDPPTTAAFVAVAFGTQFPDLVDKPLGWLLDLFQGGVSVAHSVFTAVALSAVVVALTRRVGRPKLGAAFVVGYLSHLPADAVYGAVFDGQIKLRPFFWPLVEAAPSASSGFLDNVAYYALRFLFFLTTDRGLAFLSLELLLLSFTAWIWFRDGCPGVPSRGAVTDLR